DNA from Paraburkholderia sp. BL10I2N1:
ACACAGCGGCTCGCAGTGCCGAGCCGCGCGGTGGTGAACACGCAGAACGGCACGCAGCTGTACGTGATCGCCGCGAACGGTACGGCGCAAATGCGCCCGGTGCAAACTGGCGTCACCGTCGACGGTATGACGGAGATTCGCAGCGGCGTCGCGCCCACCGATCTGGTTGTGTTCGACGGACAAAGCCGGTTGAACCCGGGCGTGCATGTGGCGGCGACCACGGTAGCGGCGGTCGCCGAGGCGCCGGCCAATGCCAATCCGGCAGACAGCCTGGCGAATCAGGACAATCCGTCATGAGCCTGATGGAATTGTTCATCAAGCGGCGCATCGCGACCAGTTTTATGGCGATCGCGGTGTTGCTGGCCGGCGCGGTGGCGTATTTTCTGCTGCCCGTCGCGCCGCTGCCGCAGGTCGATTTTCCGACCATCCAGATCGTGGCGAAGTTGCCCGGCGCGAGCGCGGAGACCATGGCGACTTCGGTGGCGACGCCACTGGAGCGGCAACTCTCGCTGATTGCGGGCGTGACGCAGATGACGTCTTCCAGCTCGCTCGGCACCACCAGCATCGCCGTGCAGTTCGATCTGTCGCGCGATATCAACGGCGCAGCGCAGGACGTGCAGACGGCGATCAACGCGGCCGGCGGCACATTGCCGAAGAACCTGCCGAACCCGCCGACCTATGAGAAGGTCAACCCCGCCGACTTCACCTTGCTGTCACTGGCGCTGACTTCGCCCTCGCTCACGCTCACGCAACTCGACAGCTACGCCGAAGACTATCTCGCGCAACAGATCTCGCAGATGCCCGGCGTCGGTCTGGTTGATTTCCATGGCGAGCAGCGTCCCGCGGTGCGCATCCAGCTCGATCCGGACAAGCTCACCGCACGCGGCCTGACGCTCGAAGATGTGCGCTCGATCGTCGGTGTGCAGACGGTCAATGCACCGAAGGGCAGCCTGAACGGCCCGGACCGCTCGGTGATCTTTAACGCGACCGACCAGATCACCACCGCGTCGCAGTATCGCGATCTCGTGGTCGCGTACAAGAACGGCGCGCCGATTCGCGTCTCCGACCTCGGCACGGTGCTAAACGCCGCCGAAGACAATCAGCAAGCCGCATGGCTTCAGCACGAACGCGCGATCATTCTCGACGTTCACAAGCAGCCGGGCTACAACGTCGTGCAGACGATCGCCAACATCAAGGCGAAGTTGCCCGCGCTCGAAGCGACGCTGCCCGCGGCGGCGCATCTGCATGTGGTGGGCGATCGCACGCAGACCATCAATGCGTCAGTGCACGACGTGCAGTTCACGCTGATGCTGACGGTCGCGCTCGTCGTCATGGTGATTTTCTCGTTCCTTCGCAACGTATGGGCGACCATCATTCCAAGCCTGACGATTCCGCTTTCGCTGGTCGCCACCTTCGGCGTGATGTATCTGCTGGGCTATAGCCTCGACAATCTGTCGCTGATGGGGCTGACCATTGCGGTGGGCTTCGTGGTGGACGATGCGATCGTGGTGATCGAGAACGTGATGCGGCATATCGAAGAAGGCGTGCCAAGAATGAAGGCCGCGCTGCTCGGCGCGATGGAAGTGCGCTTCACCATCATCTCGATGACGATCTCACTGATCGCGGTGTTCATTCCGATCCTGTTGATGGGCGGCATCGTCGGCCGGCTGTTCCGCGAATTCGCGGTGACGGTGAGCGCGGCGATCGTGATGTCGGCGCTGGTATCGTTGACCGTCACGCCGATGCTGTGCGGCTGGCTGATCCGTTTGCCCGAGCCGGATGGCGGCGGCCGGGTGCGCAGGCTCGAAGCAGGGCTTGAAGCGGTCTTCACCGCCGTGGAGCGGCGCTACGAGCGCGGCCTCGATTGGGTACTGAACCGCCCGAAGCTGATGCTGGCTGTCACGGTGGCGACGATTGTCGCGACCGGCGCGTTGTTCGTCGTGATCCCGAAGGGATTTTTTCCGCAGGAAGACTCCGGTTTGATCATGGGCGTCGCACAGGCCGCGCCGGATATCTCGCCGCACTCGATGTCGCAGAAGATGCAGCAGCTTGGTCATCTGATCGAAGCCGATCCTGCCGTCGACAACGTCTACTACTGGATGGGTGCGAATCCGACCGTGAGCCAGGGGCGCGTCATGATCAACCTGAAGCCGTTCGGTCAGCGCAAGGACAGCGCCGCGCAGGTGCTCAACCGTTTGAAGCCGCAAGTGGCGAAGGTCATGGGCATTTCGCTGTCGATGCAGGTCCGGCAGGATATTCAGGTGGGTGGCCGCATCAGCGCTGCGCAGTATCAGTACACGTTGCAGGACCCCGACATCAGCGAGCTGAATCACTGGGCGGGCGTGCTGACCGATCGCCTGTCGAAGCTGCCGCAACTCGCCGACGTCACGTCCGACCAGCAGGCAGCCGCTACCAGTGCGACACTCGTGATCGACCGCAGCACGGCTTCGCGTTTCGGCATCACGGCGCAAGCCATCGACGACACGCTCTACGATGCATTCGGCCAGCGGCAGATTGCGACGCTGTTCACGCAGTTGAATCAGTATCACGTCATCGAAGAAGTCGATCCTGGCTTTCAATTGACGACGGACGCACTCGCGCATCTCTACGTGCGTTCGCCGCTGACGAACGAACTGGTGCCGCTCAACACGCTCGCCCGGATCGAAAACAATGTGTCGCCGATCTCGGTGAATCACCAGGGTTTGTTCCCGGCCGTGACGATCTCGTTCAATCTGGCGGCGGGTCAGTCGCTTGGCAACGCGGTGGCGGCGATTCACCAGGCCGAAGTCGCAGCAGGCAAGCCCGATAGTTTGACGGGCTCGTTTCAGGGCACGGCGCAAGCGTTCCAGGCGTCGCTCGCGAGTGAGCCGTATCTGATCGCTGCGGCGCTGGTGGTGGTCTATCTGATTCTCGGCATCCTGTACGAGAGCGCCATTCATCCGCTCACCATCATTTCGACGCTGCCCTCGGCGGGCGTGGGCGCCTTGCTTGCGTTGATGCTGTGCGGTCAGGATCTGTCGATCATGGGGATGATCGGCATCATCCTGCTGATTGGCATCGTCAAGAAGAACGCGATCATGATGATCGACTTCGCGCTGGTGGCCGAGCGCGATCAAGGCCTGTCGCCGCGTGAAGCGATCCGGCAGGCCTGTGTGCTGCGCTTCCGTCCAATCATGATGACGACGCTCGCCGCGCTGTTCGGCGCGCTGCCGCTCGCGCTCGGGCACGGCGCGGGTGCCGAATTGCGCGTGCCGCTCGGCATAGCGATTGTCGGCGGACTGATCGTTTCGCAAATGCTGACGTTGTTTACGACCCCGGTCGTGCACCTGTGGTTTGACCGTCTGTCGCATTGGCTCGCTGACCGGCGCGCGAAGGGCAGTGTGGTCGAGGAGCATATCGTCGGTTGACGGCCTTCAGCCTGCCTTGAGTTTTTCTGCCTATTTCAAATTCCGAGTGGCTGGTTTGGCGGGTCAAGTACGGGCGTCAGCCCGGCGAAGCGAATACTTGACGCGCGTTGAAGAAGTAAGCTGGGACAGGGCTGGTTGCGGCAGAATGCGGCAACCAGCCCTGCAAGACAACGTGAACCGATGAACCAGACCCAACTGTTTGAAGCCGCCTTGGGAATCAAGGCCCCGTGGTACGTGCAAGGCGTCGATTTCGATGCCGCGCGGCGTGAACTGACCATTGCCGTGGACTTTGTCGCGGGTACGCGCTTTCCCTATCCCGGCGTCGCGGGCGAGCATCCGGCTCACGACACCCAGATCAAGCGGCTGCGCCACCTCAACTTCTTTCAGCACGAGTGCTATCTGGAGGTTCGGGTGCCGCGGGTGCGTCTGCCGGACGGCTCGGTGCGCCTGGTCGAACCCGACTGGATAGGCAAGCTGGACGGCTTCACGCTGCTGTTTGAAGCGCTCGTGCTGACGCTGTGCCGGGAGATGACATTTGCCGCGGTGGCCCGCGTGGTGAACCTGTCGTGGCATCGGGTGAAGGCCATCTGTGACCGTTACGTGGACCTGGCCGTGGCCGCGACCGACCTGTCCGAAGTTACCGCGGTGGCCATTGACGAAACGTCGGCCCGACGTGGGCAGGACTATATCTCGCTGGTCGCCGACATGGACGCAAGGCGCGTGGTCTTCGTCACGCCAGGCAAGGATGCCGGCGTTGTCGAACGCTTTGCCCGGCACCTGGAGGAACATAATGCCACGCCTGCACAGATCGAATCGGTCAGCATCGACATGTCGGCTGCCTTCATCAAGGGCGTGGACGAACACCTGCCCGACGCGCGTGTGACCTTCGACAAGTTTCATGTCGTGGCGCATGCGTCCAAAGCGCTTGATGGTGTGCGCCGCGCGCAGCAGAAAACCGATCCCTCGCTGAAGGGCATGCGCTGGTCGCTGCTCAAGGATGCCGAGAAACTCGATCTCGCGCAACTGACCGATCTCGAGGCGCTGATCAGCCAGTACGCCACCAACCGCACGGCCCGAGCGTGGATGTACCGCGAGCAACTGCGCGAGATTCTCGATCGCAAACAGATCCACGTCGTCTCCAAAATGCTGCGCCGGTGGTGCGGCAACGTCATGCGTTCCAAGGTCGAGCCCATGAAGGACGTCGCGCGCATGATCCGTCGTCATTTCGACGGCATCATCGCGTGGGCGCAGACACGCCAGACCAATGGATTCATTGAGGCGATCAACGGCCTGTTTCAGGCCGCCAAGCGCAAGGCACGGGGATACGCCAGCTTCAAGACCATGCGCACCGTGCTGTTTCTCATCGCGGGCAAACTCGACTTCTCAGCACTCAATCCGCATGCCTCGTGAGCCGCATTACCCACTGCGCTTTTAAAAGAGCCGTTTTTCTTCCGTCACCGCGGCCGCCGTGCGCTGGCAGCAACCCATTCAATGCAAGCCGCTCGGTCTCCCGATTGGGGCGTACCGAGCAGTGCTGTCGGCCGGGCTAAATCCAATTCCTCAACGCGCCCGGATGATGCGCGCAGGCCGGTTCGCCTACGCGACTGCAGCCAGGTGAGGGTGTTTGCGGGCCAACACGCCGTCGGCACCTCGAAGACAAAGCAGGGTGTGGTCGCATGGTTGCCGTAGCGAACCGTCGGCCAACGTGGATGATCGTGCCGACCGCTCGCAATGGACCTGCCTGGGCGGGTGAATGATTTTCAGCTCATGCTTAGACCTTTCCGGACGCCTGCATCCACTGGGCCAGCGGGCATGAATCGCCGCAATTTGCTCAGAAGAGAGGCCTGACCTTTGGGGGTTCGCCGCATTCTCCATGTACCAAAAGCGGCATCGACAATCGTGGCTGCCACACTGTCTGGCGCGGGAGCATCATTGACATTTTTTACGATCGCGCGGGATACGACATCGCGCTCAGCATCATAGGCTGGAATTTTGGAAGCTGCTTGCGGCGCATTGATATCGAGACTGGTCTTGGTATAGGAAGGTTCGACAAGTACCACGCGGATTCCAAATTGGCGCACCTCATGATCCAGGGTTTCGGACATCCCTTCCACGGCATGCTTGGATGCTGAATAGAGCCCCATGTACGGGGCCGGAAGGAAACCCAACACTGAGCTGATGTTGACGATTCTTCCCGAGCGCTGCGCGCGCATGTGCGGCAGTACCGCCTGTGTCGTGCGCAGTACACCGAATACGTTGGTATTGAACAGCGACTGCGCTTCGGTAATTGACGTTTCTTCGACCGAACCGAGCAGGGATCCGCCCGCATTATTGACAAGAACATCAATGCGCTTGGCCTCACCGATGATGGTCTGGATTCCACGCTGAACTGAAGCGTCGTCGCGGACATCCATTTCAACCAGCACAACGCCCGGTATTGACTGCGCCTTTGTAGTGCTACGCACGGTGCCGAATACGCGGCACCCCCGCTCGGCGAACTTCTCTGCGGCGGCACGTCCGATGCCCGATGACACGCCGGTAACAACGACAACTGCGGACTTCGACATAACGGTTCCTTTTGTACAGGTGAGGTTTTCTTATCTCGGGGCGGCGGCCGAGTCCTGCAGCATCTGTCCCACATGCAGTGCCTGTTTGTGCCGGCCTTTCGGATCGGCCGTACTGCCTGGCCTGATCCTGAACCAGATGGAATACATGGCCGGCAGGAACACCAGGGTCAGAATCGTCCCCGCAAAGGTGCCACCAATCAGCGTGTAGGCGAGGGTGCCCCAGAACACCGAATGGGTCAGCGGAATGAACGCCAGGATCGCCGCCAGCGCGGTCAGGATCACCGGCCGCGCACGCTGCACGGTTGCTTCGACGACCGCCTTGAACGGATCCAGGCCCGCCTGTTCGTTCTGGTGGATCTGCCCGATCAGAATCAGCGTGTTGCGCATCAGGATTCCCGACAGCGCAATCAGGCCGACCAGCGCGTTGATGCCGAATGGCTGCCGGAAAAGAATCAGGGTTGGCACCACGCCGATCAGCCCCAATGGACTGGTCAGGAACACCATGACCATCGCGGAGATGGAGCGCACCTGGAAGATGATGATCAGCAGGGTGATCGCCAGCATGATCGGGAAGAGCGGCAACATGGCTACCGTCGCCTTGCCTGATTCTTCGATGGAGCCGGCCTGCTCGATGCGGTAGCCGCTGGGCAGCTTGGCGATGATCGGCTGAAGCTGCCTGGTGATCGCCGCTGACACATCCGGCGGCTGCAGATCATCGGCGATGTCGCCCCGCACGGTGATCGTCGGCATGCGATCGCGACGGCGCATGATCGGTTCCTCCATGCGCACGTCAACCGTGCCCACCTGTGACAGCGGGATGCGCTGGCCATTGGCGCCAGCCAGCGTGAAGTCGCTGATCCTGGCCGGGTCGAGCCGGATGTCGCCGGCCGAGCGTGCGACGACCTGCACTGTTCGGATGTCCTCACGCACGGTGGTGACAGGCACGCCGCTTAGCAGGAATTGCAGTTGCTGCGCCACGGCGCTGGACGTCAGTCCTACCGCTTGTAATCGGTCCTGCTGCAAGGTGAAGTGCAGTGTCGGCGTGCGCGTGCCCCAGTCGGTGTTGACCGTGCGCATCATCGGACTGGCGTCCATCACGTGTTGCACGTCAGCCGCAATACTTCGTAGCTTGTCCGGGTCTGGACCAGTGACCCGGTAGGCGACCGGGAACGGCGAATACGGGCCGAATACGAGTTGCGTGACACGCACGCGCGCCTCGGAGGCGAGACCGCCGGCGATCGCCTGGCGCAGTCGCTGCTTCAACGCCTCACGCTCATCCTGGCTGTCCGTGCGGACCACGATCTTCGCAAACGACGGATCAGGCAGTTCCGGTCCCATCGCCAGATAGAAGCGGGGCGCGCCCTGGCCGACGTAGGCGGTGACGATCCGGGCTTCCTTCTGTCTGGCCAGCCAGGCTTCCACCTTCGCCGTGGTGGCGCTGGTTTGGGCGATCGACGTGCCATAGGGCATCTGCACCTCGACCAGCACTTCAGGGCGGTCGGAGATCGGGAAGAACTGTTTCTTGACCACCGACATACCGAGTATGGCAACGACAAAGAGGGCCACCACCGAACCGGCAACCAGCCATTTGCGCCCGATGACGCGCCCCAGCACCTGACGGAAACGGTTGTAGCGCGGTGTATCGTAGATCGCGCCGTGGCCACCTGCGACTCTTTTGAAGTCGGGCAGCAACTTGACACCCAGGTACGGCGTGAAGACCACTGCGACGACCCACGACGCGATCAGCGCAATGCCAACGATCCAGAACATGTTGCTGGTGTATTCGCCCGCGGTGGATCGGGCGAAGCCATTGGGCATGAAGCCGACGGCCGTGACCAGCGTGCCCGACAGCATGGGCGCAGCGGTATGGCTCCAGGCATAGGCGGAGGCAGCGACGCGGCTGTAGCCCTCTTCCATCTTCACCACCATCATTTCGATGGCGATGATGGCGTCGTCCACCAGCAGGCCGAGCGCCAGGATCAGCGACCCCAGGGTGATGCGGTCGAAGTTCTTGCCGGTCGCGGCCATCACAACGAAGACCGCCGCCAGTGTCAGCGGCACGGCCGCGGCGACCACGAGGCCCACGCGCCAGCCCATGCTCACGAAGCTGACCAGCATGACCACCAGCAGCGCGGCGAAGAACTTGACCATGAACTCATCGACCGCCGAACTGATGTTGACCGCCTGGTCGGTAACCTTGCTCAGGCTCATGCCCAGCGGCAGTTCCGCGTTGATCGAACCGACCTCGCTGTCTAGCGCCTTGCCGAGATCGAGCCCGTTCCAGCCGTCGCGCATGACGATGCCGAGCAGCAGCGCAGGTTCGCCGCCGTTGCGGATCATGAACGTCGCCGGATCTTCATAGCCACGCTTGACGGTGGCAATGTCCGACAGCTTCAGCGTGCGACCCTGCGCCACAACGGGCGTATCGCGGATCTTCTGCAATTCGTCGAAGGCGCCGTCCACGCGAATGAGCACTTCAGGGCCCCTGGTCTCCACGGAGCCGGCCGAAGTCAGGACATTCTGGCTGTTGAGCGCGGCGAACACTTCCTGTGGGCTGACGCCCAGCGTTGCCAGGCGGTCATGCGAGAACTCGACATAGATTCTCTCCGCCTGCTCGCCAATGATGTTCACCTTCTTCACGCCGGGCACGTGCAGCAGCCGCTGGCGCAGCGTCTCCGCGTCGCGTACCAGCAGGCGCTGTGGTTCGCCTTTGGCCTTGAGCGCGAACAGCGCAAAGGTGACGTCCGCGTATTCGTCGTTGACTAATGGCCCGATGACGCCGGGCGGAAGGTTGACCGCCTCGTCGCCGACCTTCTTGCGGGCCTGGTAGAACTGCTCCTGCACTTCCGAAGGCGGTGTGCTGTCGAGCAACGTCAGGGTCGTGAAGGCGAGGCCTGGTCTTGTGTAGGTCTCGGTACGGTCATACCAGCGCAGCTCCTGCATGCGCTTTTCGATCTTCTCGGCGACCTGGTCCTGCATTTCCTGCGCAGTGGCCCCCGGCCAGGCGGTGATGATGGTCATCACCTTGACCGTGAAAGCAGGGTCTTCCGCGCGGCCCAACTTGAAGAACGCAATAAGCCCGGCCAGCGAGATCAGGCAGATCAGGAAGAGGGTGACGGAGCGCTCGCGCACGGCGAGCGCCGACAGGTTGAAACGACCTTCGCTCACGGACGGGCTCCTTCGGTCGCAGTCGCGGCAGTCTGGCCCGCCACACGGACCTGCTCGCCTTCGCGCAGCAGATGCGCGCCGAGCGCGACGACCCGGTCACCTTGCTGGAGCTGGCCGGCGATGCGTGCTCCATCGTCATCCAGATGCTGGATCGCAACCGGCCGCCAGAAAACCTTTGCAGGCTGCCCGTTGATGATCCACACCCCCGGTCCCTTGCCCGCGTCGAACAGGGAGCCGATCGGCACCTGTAAGCCGCCTTGTGCGGAGGAATGCCCGTCCGGAATCTGGATCGTAACCGTGGTGCCCAACGGTGCATTGGCGAGTTCTCCCTCCAGCACATACCGCGCCTCAAACGTGCGGGTCAGGCGATCCGCCGCATCCGATAGCTGCCGGAGCGTGGCCGGGACGCTAACGCCGTCCTTGCCGAAGAGCGTGGCCTGTCCGGCGGAACCGACCGCAGGGCGCAGGGTTTCCGGCAACTGGATAACGGCCTCGCGGCGCCCGGCGTGGGCGAGGCGCACGACGATCTGCCCGGCGTTGACGACCTGGCCGGGCTCGACCAGCGTTTCCATGACGACACCGTCGCCGTCGGCCACGAGCTCTGCATAGTGGCTCGCATTACGGGCTACGTCGGCCTGGGCCTCGGCTGCGCTGAGCTGGGCTTTGGCAGCATCCGCCGCCGCCTTGATCTGGTCGTAGGCCGAAGCCGATATCGCACCGGTGCCGCGCAGATCGCGGTAGCGGGCTTCATCCTCCGCCGTCTGCTGCGCCCGCGCGCGCGCGGCCGCAACCGCTTCCTGCTGCGCCTGCGCAGCGAGCTTCAGATCGACGGGGTCGATGCGCATGAGCGGCTGGCCGCGCTTGACGGTTTGACCGGCATCCACGAGCCGCTCCAGCACCTTGCCGGCGACCCGAAACCCCAGGTCGCTCTGCACCCGGGCGGCTACGGTTCCCGTGAACGAACGCGACGCTGGAGTCGCGCTCTTGACGATGGCGACACGCACCATCGGCGCCTCCGTGCGCGGATCGGATGGTGCTTTTGCGCCGCAAGCGGCCAGCGCAAACGGCAAGGCGAAGACGACGGTAGAGGTGGCGAGGCGACGCGAAAGCATGAAAGACCCATCGACGAAAGGATGACGGCTTTCATTATGGTTCTAGTGACCAATATAGTCAACAGTCACAAACGCTTCGCTTCAAGGCGAGAGGCTGCGTAGCACCAGGCTAGACAGTTTCGCCGGCGCCTCCTCGGTGTAATCGAAGCTGTGCTGCAGGATCAGCGGGTTGAGGTAGGGGCGCAGGACCAGGTAGATCGCCATCGCGGTCTCGTCCAAGGGCGTCTTGCGCTCGAAGTCCCCGCTCTGGCGGCCCTCCTGCAGGATGTCCTGAAGCAGCTTCTGGATGCGCTCCTCATAGGCGAGCGTCGCTTGCCAGTGCTCGGTGGCGGCCGACGCGGCAATCTCGTAAAGCTTGCGGTCCTGGGAGAACAGGCGAAGGCTGGCCTCAACGATCGCCTTGAACATCCGTCGCAGCTTCTCGGGTGGCCGGTCAGCCTCGTCAACGGCCGCTTTGACCTCGCTTTCGATCTCGCGCAGGCAGTTCGCGCAGATCATCTCGCCAATAGCCTGCTTGGACTCGAAGAACTTGTAGATATACGCCTTGGAAAAGCCGATGGCCTTGGCAAGATCGGAGACGGTTGTCTTCTCGTAGCCATACCGGCTGAAGTGCTCGGTGGCCGCCGCAACGATCTGATCGCGCACGTCGTGGTCGGCCGGGCCGCGGCCCGAGATGGGATAGGTGGCTGCATTTTTCATGGTTCCTAGCTTACCGCCGCTCTTGTGAATCGACAACATGTGACTAAAATGTATTATAGTCACATCCATTCGTTCTCCTCGCCGGAAGAAGCTTATGCTGCCCAAACGCACTCTTGCCATGCTCATCGTCGCCAGCTTCTCGGCGGGCTGCGCGGTCGGTCCCGATTACGTTCGGCCCGATGTACCCATGCCGGAGCGGTTCCAGGGCCAGACCGCGGTCGATCAGCGGCCTGCGGCGGCCACTGCCGACCTCACCACCTGGTGGGCGGGTTTCGGCGATCTGCAACTGACACGATTCGTCGCGCTTGCGCTGGAGCAGAACCTTGACCTCGCGCAGGCATCCGCTCGTGTCGCCGAGGCACATGCAGGACTTGGGGCGGCGAATGCCGCGTTGCTGCCTTCCGGCAATGTCAGCGGCCAGGCAGCCAGAGTTTATCAATCCGTTGAAACGCCCCTGGGGCGGGTCTTGAACTCGACGCCCGGCTTCGACCGCTACGGCAACGATTACGAAGCCAATCTGAGTGCGAGTTGGGAACTGGACGTGTTTGGAGGGCTGCGTCGTGGACGGGAAGCGGCGCTTGCCGAGTACCAGGCTTCGGAAGCGGGCGCAGCTGCCACGCGCCTGGCTGTGGCGGCACAGACCGCCGACATCTACATCAGCATTCGTGGCTTGCAAGCCCGTCTGATCGTTGCCCGGCGGCAGGTGCAGACGCAGCAGGATCTGCTCTCAACGATCAACCTTCTGTATGGCAAGGGATTGGCGGCCGAACTTCAGGTGAGGCAGGCCGAGGGCGCGCTTGCCCAGGTCCGGGCATCGGTCCCGGTCCTGGAGACGGGCCTGGATGCGGCCATGAACGCGCTGGACGTGATGCTGGGCGCGCAGCCCGGCGCGCATCGGGCAGAACTGGTCGAAGCGGGCGACATCCCGGCCGCCCCGCAGATCGGAGCGACCGGATCACCGGGTGAACTGCTCCGGCGCCGGCCTGACCTGATCGTGGC
Protein-coding regions in this window:
- a CDS encoding efflux RND transporter permease subunit; translation: MSLMELFIKRRIATSFMAIAVLLAGAVAYFLLPVAPLPQVDFPTIQIVAKLPGASAETMATSVATPLERQLSLIAGVTQMTSSSSLGTTSIAVQFDLSRDINGAAQDVQTAINAAGGTLPKNLPNPPTYEKVNPADFTLLSLALTSPSLTLTQLDSYAEDYLAQQISQMPGVGLVDFHGEQRPAVRIQLDPDKLTARGLTLEDVRSIVGVQTVNAPKGSLNGPDRSVIFNATDQITTASQYRDLVVAYKNGAPIRVSDLGTVLNAAEDNQQAAWLQHERAIILDVHKQPGYNVVQTIANIKAKLPALEATLPAAAHLHVVGDRTQTINASVHDVQFTLMLTVALVVMVIFSFLRNVWATIIPSLTIPLSLVATFGVMYLLGYSLDNLSLMGLTIAVGFVVDDAIVVIENVMRHIEEGVPRMKAALLGAMEVRFTIISMTISLIAVFIPILLMGGIVGRLFREFAVTVSAAIVMSALVSLTVTPMLCGWLIRLPEPDGGGRVRRLEAGLEAVFTAVERRYERGLDWVLNRPKLMLAVTVATIVATGALFVVIPKGFFPQEDSGLIMGVAQAAPDISPHSMSQKMQQLGHLIEADPAVDNVYYWMGANPTVSQGRVMINLKPFGQRKDSAAQVLNRLKPQVAKVMGISLSMQVRQDIQVGGRISAAQYQYTLQDPDISELNHWAGVLTDRLSKLPQLADVTSDQQAAATSATLVIDRSTASRFGITAQAIDDTLYDAFGQRQIATLFTQLNQYHVIEEVDPGFQLTTDALAHLYVRSPLTNELVPLNTLARIENNVSPISVNHQGLFPAVTISFNLAAGQSLGNAVAAIHQAEVAAGKPDSLTGSFQGTAQAFQASLASEPYLIAAALVVVYLILGILYESAIHPLTIISTLPSAGVGALLALMLCGQDLSIMGMIGIILLIGIVKKNAIMMIDFALVAERDQGLSPREAIRQACVLRFRPIMMTTLAALFGALPLALGHGAGAELRVPLGIAIVGGLIVSQMLTLFTTPVVHLWFDRLSHWLADRRAKGSVVEEHIVG
- a CDS encoding ISL3 family transposase is translated as MNQTQLFEAALGIKAPWYVQGVDFDAARRELTIAVDFVAGTRFPYPGVAGEHPAHDTQIKRLRHLNFFQHECYLEVRVPRVRLPDGSVRLVEPDWIGKLDGFTLLFEALVLTLCREMTFAAVARVVNLSWHRVKAICDRYVDLAVAATDLSEVTAVAIDETSARRGQDYISLVADMDARRVVFVTPGKDAGVVERFARHLEEHNATPAQIESVSIDMSAAFIKGVDEHLPDARVTFDKFHVVAHASKALDGVRRAQQKTDPSLKGMRWSLLKDAEKLDLAQLTDLEALISQYATNRTARAWMYREQLREILDRKQIHVVSKMLRRWCGNVMRSKVEPMKDVARMIRRHFDGIIAWAQTRQTNGFIEAINGLFQAAKRKARGYASFKTMRTVLFLIAGKLDFSALNPHAS
- a CDS encoding oxidoreductase, producing MSKSAVVVVTGVSSGIGRAAAEKFAERGCRVFGTVRSTTKAQSIPGVVLVEMDVRDDASVQRGIQTIIGEAKRIDVLVNNAGGSLLGSVEETSITEAQSLFNTNVFGVLRTTQAVLPHMRAQRSGRIVNISSVLGFLPAPYMGLYSASKHAVEGMSETLDHEVRQFGIRVVLVEPSYTKTSLDINAPQAASKIPAYDAERDVVSRAIVKNVNDAPAPDSVAATIVDAAFGTWRMRRTPKGQASLLSKLRRFMPAGPVDAGVRKGLSMS
- a CDS encoding efflux RND transporter permease subunit; amino-acid sequence: MSEGRFNLSALAVRERSVTLFLICLISLAGLIAFFKLGRAEDPAFTVKVMTIITAWPGATAQEMQDQVAEKIEKRMQELRWYDRTETYTRPGLAFTTLTLLDSTPPSEVQEQFYQARKKVGDEAVNLPPGVIGPLVNDEYADVTFALFALKAKGEPQRLLVRDAETLRQRLLHVPGVKKVNIIGEQAERIYVEFSHDRLATLGVSPQEVFAALNSQNVLTSAGSVETRGPEVLIRVDGAFDELQKIRDTPVVAQGRTLKLSDIATVKRGYEDPATFMIRNGGEPALLLGIVMRDGWNGLDLGKALDSEVGSINAELPLGMSLSKVTDQAVNISSAVDEFMVKFFAALLVVMLVSFVSMGWRVGLVVAAAVPLTLAAVFVVMAATGKNFDRITLGSLILALGLLVDDAIIAIEMMVVKMEEGYSRVAASAYAWSHTAAPMLSGTLVTAVGFMPNGFARSTAGEYTSNMFWIVGIALIASWVVAVVFTPYLGVKLLPDFKRVAGGHGAIYDTPRYNRFRQVLGRVIGRKWLVAGSVVALFVVAILGMSVVKKQFFPISDRPEVLVEVQMPYGTSIAQTSATTAKVEAWLARQKEARIVTAYVGQGAPRFYLAMGPELPDPSFAKIVVRTDSQDEREALKQRLRQAIAGGLASEARVRVTQLVFGPYSPFPVAYRVTGPDPDKLRSIAADVQHVMDASPMMRTVNTDWGTRTPTLHFTLQQDRLQAVGLTSSAVAQQLQFLLSGVPVTTVREDIRTVQVVARSAGDIRLDPARISDFTLAGANGQRIPLSQVGTVDVRMEEPIMRRRDRMPTITVRGDIADDLQPPDVSAAITRQLQPIIAKLPSGYRIEQAGSIEESGKATVAMLPLFPIMLAITLLIIIFQVRSISAMVMVFLTSPLGLIGVVPTLILFRQPFGINALVGLIALSGILMRNTLILIGQIHQNEQAGLDPFKAVVEATVQRARPVILTALAAILAFIPLTHSVFWGTLAYTLIGGTFAGTILTLVFLPAMYSIWFRIRPGSTADPKGRHKQALHVGQMLQDSAAAPR
- a CDS encoding efflux RND transporter periplasmic adaptor subunit, which produces MLSRRLATSTVVFALPFALAACGAKAPSDPRTEAPMVRVAIVKSATPASRSFTGTVAARVQSDLGFRVAGKVLERLVDAGQTVKRGQPLMRIDPVDLKLAAQAQQEAVAAARARAQQTAEDEARYRDLRGTGAISASAYDQIKAAADAAKAQLSAAEAQADVARNASHYAELVADGDGVVMETLVEPGQVVNAGQIVVRLAHAGRREAVIQLPETLRPAVGSAGQATLFGKDGVSVPATLRQLSDAADRLTRTFEARYVLEGELANAPLGTTVTIQIPDGHSSAQGGLQVPIGSLFDAGKGPGVWIINGQPAKVFWRPVAIQHLDDDGARIAGQLQQGDRVVALGAHLLREGEQVRVAGQTAATATEGARP
- a CDS encoding TetR/AcrR family transcriptional regulator; translated protein: MKNAATYPISGRGPADHDVRDQIVAAATEHFSRYGYEKTTVSDLAKAIGFSKAYIYKFFESKQAIGEMICANCLREIESEVKAAVDEADRPPEKLRRMFKAIVEASLRLFSQDRKLYEIAASAATEHWQATLAYEERIQKLLQDILQEGRQSGDFERKTPLDETAMAIYLVLRPYLNPLILQHSFDYTEEAPAKLSSLVLRSLSP